The genomic segment CATCCTCGAAACTAACACCTTTGGCGCCAACCGGATCAAGCTGGGCGAGTATGGCCTGGCTGATAAGGTTAAAGAGATCAATGAAGCGGCAGTCAGACTGGCCCGCCGGGCGATTGGAGAAAAGGGTTTTGTCTGCGGTTCGATCGGCCCGACCGGCCAGCTTCTGGAGCCGATGGGTGGGCTATCTTTTGACCAGGCGTATGAAACTTTTGCCGAGCAGGCCAAGGCGCTGGCCGACGCGGGGGCCGATCTCCTCTGTTTTGAAACGATCTCCGACCTGCAGGAAATGCGGGCGGGGGTGCTGGCTGCCAAAAATGAAACATCTTTGCCGGTTATTGCCAGTATGACCTATGATGAAGGGGAAGTGACCGTTTCCGGAACCACTCCGGAAGCGGCGGCGGTTGTCCTTGAGGCGATCGGCGCTGATATTCTTTCCGCCAATTGTTCCGCCGGGCCGGAAGGACTGCTTAAGGTCGCAGAGAGATTGTTGGCAGTGACAAACCTGCCGGTCATGATCATGCCGAATGCCGGGATGCCGGTACTCGAAAGCGGCAAAGCGGTCTACAAAATGTCCCCGGAAGAATTTGCCAAACATCTGGCCAAAGCCTTTAATCTTGGCATCGGCATTGTCGGCGGCTGTTGCGGGACGAACCCCAAACATATTGAAGCGGTCAGGGAAGCCCTTACCCCCAACCCCTCTCCCAGAGGGAGAGGGGCGATGCCTAATGTTGGCGTTAGGTTTTCCAGCCGGACGAAGATGATAGAACCAGACGGCTTTATAGCCGTAGGCGAGAAGATCAATCCGACCGGGCGTAAGATATTTAGGGAGGAGCTCAAGTCTGGGAAATTTAAGATCGTCAGGGCGGAGGCGGAAAATCAGACCAAACATGGGGCCGCTCTGCTTGATGTCAATGTTTCCGTCGCCAGGATCGACGATGTCGCGGCAATGAAGCAGGCAGTGATCGTTGCTTCTACCGCTTCCCCGCGACCATTATCGATCGATAGCCCGAATCCCGTGGCGATCGAAGCCGGCCTAAAGACCTTTTGCGGTCGGGGGCTGATCAATTCGGTCAATGGTAAAGAAGAAAGCCTGAAGACAGTTATTCCGCTGGCCAAGAAATACGGGGCCGCGCTGATCGGCCTGGTCCTTGATGAACAGGGGATCCCCGAAACCGTTGAGCAGAAAATGGCGATCGCCGAAAAAATTATTAAAGCGACCGACGCGGCCGGGATCCCTCGCGACCAGATCTATATTGATAATCTGGCCATGACCGTCGGCGTCGGGATCAAAGGGGCGCTCGACACTTTGGCCGCTATCCCTATTGTTAAGCGGAATTTCGGTGTCAGAACGATCCTTGGGGTCAGCAATGTCTCGCACGGCATGCCGAACCGCTCAAAACTCAATAATCTCTATTTAAAACTCTGCCTGCTTAACGGGCTTGATGCCGGGATTGTTGATATCAGTGACCCCGGGATAAAAGAGGCGATCGAGTTTGCCAGAAAAATAGAGGCAAAAGCGGGAGATGGGGAGGGGCAAAAGGCGAAAGAGAAGGCGAAGGAAAGGTTGTTAGAGGAATTTAAGCAGGCGGTGGAGGAGAAGGGAGAGATGGGACAGGGGATACGGGACACGGGGGAAAGCGCGGTTAAGCAATACCCGGAAACGCTTGGCGGGATCGAAGCGGCGGTGATCGAAGGGGACGACGAGATCGTCGTTGATTTGACGAACAAGTTATTGGCTAAGGGTGAAGCGCCGCAAAAGATTATTGATCAGGCTCTGGTCAGAGGAATGGAAAAGGTCGGCAAAGACTTCTCGGCCAAAAAGATATTTCTGCCGCAGGTCATGGCCTCGGCGGAGGCGATGAAAGCGGGGTTTGCCCTATGCAAGGAACGGATCCCTAAAGAGGAGGCCCGCAAAGTCGGCAAAGTCCTGCTGGCGACCGTCAAGGGTGATGTCCACGACATCGGCAAGAACATCGTTAAAATGATGCTGGAAAACCATGGTTTTGAGGTCATCGACCTGGGAAAAGATGTCCCGTCGGAAACAATTCTAGAAACGGCGAAACGGGAAAAACCGAACGCGATCTGTCTTTCCGCTCTCCTGACGACGACGATGGTCGAGATGGAGCAGGTCGGCAAGGAGCTTAAAAAGGAAGGGTTGAATATACCGATCATGGTCGGCGGGGCGGTAGTGACCGACGATTATGCCGAAGAGATCGGCGCCTTTTACAGTTCCGACGCGGTCGGGGCGGTGGAGCTGGCGAAAAAGCTGATCAAAAAGATAAGTTAAATCTCTCCCTGATCCTCTAATGCCTTTTTGAAACCTTCCAGCTTATTCGCTACTTCGCTCATCAGGACCGGTCGTCTCCCCCGCAGCGGATGAGCCAGGGTGAAAAGGTATTCGGCAAGAGGGGTCCCCTTTAATTCTCCCGGCAAATTACTCGCTTTGGCCAGCTGGGCCGCATTTTGGTGGCGATACGCCCAGATCTGTTTGGCGTAGCGGGTGCCTCTTTCCTCCGGCGATTTTTTCCCTTTCCAGGGGTCGCTTACCCCGGGATACATCAGCGGCCGGTAACCGGTAAGCAGGCTGATCAAAGTTGCTCCCAACCCATAAGTATCGATCCTGGCGTCGTCCTCTCTGA from the Candidatus Margulisiibacteriota bacterium genome contains:
- a CDS encoding homocysteine S-methyltransferase family protein, which gives rise to ILETNTFGANRIKLGEYGLADKVKEINEAAVRLARRAIGEKGFVCGSIGPTGQLLEPMGGLSFDQAYETFAEQAKALADAGADLLCFETISDLQEMRAGVLAAKNETSLPVIASMTYDEGEVTVSGTTPEAAAVVLEAIGADILSANCSAGPEGLLKVAERLLAVTNLPVMIMPNAGMPVLESGKAVYKMSPEEFAKHLAKAFNLGIGIVGGCCGTNPKHIEAVREALTPNPSPRGRGAMPNVGVRFSSRTKMIEPDGFIAVGEKINPTGRKIFREELKSGKFKIVRAEAENQTKHGAALLDVNVSVARIDDVAAMKQAVIVASTASPRPLSIDSPNPVAIEAGLKTFCGRGLINSVNGKEESLKTVIPLAKKYGAALIGLVLDEQGIPETVEQKMAIAEKIIKATDAAGIPRDQIYIDNLAMTVGVGIKGALDTLAAIPIVKRNFGVRTILGVSNVSHGMPNRSKLNNLYLKLCLLNGLDAGIVDISDPGIKEAIEFARKIEAKAGDGEGQKAKEKAKERLLEEFKQAVEEKGEMGQGIRDTGESAVKQYPETLGGIEAAVIEGDDEIVVDLTNKLLAKGEAPQKIIDQALVRGMEKVGKDFSAKKIFLPQVMASAEAMKAGFALCKERIPKEEARKVGKVLLATVKGDVHDIGKNIVKMMLENHGFEVIDLGKDVPSETILETAKREKPNAICLSALLTTTMVEMEQVGKELKKEGLNIPIMVGGAVVTDDYAEEIGAFYSSDAVGAVELAKKLIKKIS